TATGAGTAACTAGAAAACCGATTTTATGAGTTAGAAAAAAGTGACTGGCTTGATTAAACTCATGATTAAATTGCAACAGTTGTGGTGCCAACAGTAAAAGAAGCACTACTGGCAGAATAACCTGAATCATGACTATAATAGTTGAACGAATATATTTATTTAACATGGAAAATCTCCTTATGATTAGGAATATCAAAAGTCGTAAATCCATGGCCTTTATGGCATTGAAAATCCTTTGGAAATTTGCATTTTTAACTTTGCAAGCAATAGCGTCCTTTGCCTCGGATGATCGATCTAAAACACGCTATACTGCCGGAAAAGCACAACAGCTTTATGAGGAAGATGCAATCAGTGGATCTGAATATGCCAAAAGCATTCATGGTGAATGAAGTTATTTGACTCATAGCATTTTCCCCGCACTGGCTATTTTTGCTCCTTGTCTTATAGTGTCTGATGCTGAGTTAGCAACTTTATCACTTTGTTGGCCCGCTTCATTTATCAAACTAGATAACCCTGCCCCTGCCTCTCCACCAAAATGACTGGACAGTTTCAACAACAACATAGGTGCAATGAAATAAAACATCACAGCCATATTACGCATGGCTGAAACGGCATCATTTTGGCCCAAAGGATCAAGTACACTCCGTTCAACAAAACCAACCAAATGCCAGAGGTATTGCAGAAAAATAGCCATGATGAATAATCCACAGATGCTGCCTAATGCTTTAGGGTTATAGCCGCTTAAAGCCAAAATAACTGGAGTCATAATAATCAAGAAAAAATATAGGAAGGCTTGCATTACAGGTAGTGTTTGCATAATAGCTTCCCGTTTCAATGGTGTTGAAGTCCATGATTTTGTCCATTGCCCCATGTTAACCAGTCCATGGGATATGGCACCACCGAATGCACCATTAGTATTATCCATAAGATTTTTAACACTGTTAGCTTGCATATCACGACTATCGTTAAGCAGCATTTTGGCGATGTAATCTTCTGAACTTAATTGCGAACCCCACGCTTTGGGATGGTTAGTTTTAAAAGTACGAACTCTGTCTAATACAGCGAAATAATTCAGATGGCTATCAAAAACACTAGCTTCATTGGCGACTTTCACCAAATCTGTTTTTAGTTTACCCCACCATTGATTACATGTTGGATAACCTTCCTCTGGCAAGTGTTTTGAATCAATATCACCTCGTTGAGCAGCCTTTTCCAAATTGCTATTGGGAGCTTCTTTAAAACTAAATCCTGGTACAGGTTGTCGTGCATGAATTTTGCCGTAATACAGAGTTTGATAGACTTTTGAACCTATCCATTTCAGATCTTCTTCACCACCATATTTTTTCAGGATTTCTTTTACCTTGGCCTTGTCATATGGTTCATTGTGATAACTATTTCTGGCCTCCAAAAAACATTGCCTATGAAATTTTAGGGCTTGTTCCCGAACTTCTGTTGGTAGATATGTGGAAATTAAATCGCCTTCGATGGCTTGTAAGCTATCAGTACACCCTGTTACTTTCATTAGGCCATAAGTGATCCCAGACATATAGTTTTGCAAAATAGCAAATCCTATAGGCATTTTGACACTGGGGGTCAAAACATCTGCGAAGGCTTCATCGTAAGTAGTTCCGGTATCTTTTAATGTAGAAGTCTTGGCATCAGAACCCTTTTTAATTCCACACATGGGTTTAAAACTTAGAGCTTTTTCTTCCAGAGGGACACAGGGATAAACGAATATCCCGCAAATTAAGAATGTCATTGCCAATTCATAAAGAAAATTATTTAAGGCATGTTCGGCTGCATGATGGGTAGATCCCGCTGGAGCCAGGACATTTTTCAAAAACCGATAGCCCACCATAAGAAAGCCAAGATAAAGTAGCCCTGTTTGCCACAGGGCATTGAACAACACCTCATATTGCTGCCAACCTAAATAGGTGGTGTAGAGGGATAATGGACTAAAGACTACCATATCAATCTCCTTTGAAGTTGGTTTGGGGTTTCACATACACTGCTCCATTTTTCACACTTGATTGCTCATGATCATCACCGGGTAAACCTTTGGCTATTTCATTGGAGCGCATGTCCATTAACATAGTTAGAGTTTCTGTCATCATTTTTTTGCGTACTTCACTTTCAAATGCCAGTGAATGAATATCGTCATCCAGCTTTTTTAATGCAAACCGCACCATATCCAAGGCAGGTTTCAGGTTTTGTACTTCTTGTACTTGTAATCCAGCTTGGAGAATTTTGCGCATCATCAATGCCTTATCCAGCATGTTTTGTACGGCAATTTGTTCGGCTAGTTTGGACACTGTGAGAATTTGTTCTTCACGAGGCAGACGTTGAATAGTGATGATGATTTCATCGGTAATCATCAAATTAGATGCGCTCACTAATCTGAGCTTTTCTTCAGTCAAAGGCCATTGTTTATCAACCAATTTCCACAGTGCTTTGGCTACATTAGAGGTGCATGTGTTGCTACTATCGCAGCTTTGTAATAAAGCAGATAATCCTATACCTGCTTTGGCATCATGTTTGGTTTTATCGTTTTTATCTTCACTGGCGCTGACATGAATATCTCCTAAAATTTTTACTGCCCAGTCAGCCGCCTCCATTGGAGTTTTCCAGTTCTGAGTCATTGGTGTGATTACATCTGGTTTTTTATCGTTATTTAAAGGTTTTCGGTTTAGTAGAATGTTGTAACCAGCTATCACCACATCATTAATGACTTTAATTGGTCTTTGATACTTACCACCTGCATTACCTGCTTCATGTCCTATCCAGGGCAAACCATATTCGTCTCTTTTCTTCGCAATATTTTTGGCAGTTGCAGTAACATCCACATTTTCTGTTTTTGCACGTTTGGCAGCATCCAACCAGCCTTGACTGTCTGAAACTGATAACATGCTTTCCATGGGCGATTGACCTTCTTCCAAAGTCTTTTTAACGTCCTGACAATCCTTCACTTTGACGGCAAATTCATTTAACGCACCAGAAGCAGTATTTTGCAGGACGTTATAAAGTGCTGGCATGGATTGCTGTAGTTTATACATGGGGTATCCAACAACTGAGCCTTTTAAATTATCAATAACTCCACCAGGAATATTCATTGCCGAAGATTTCATATCCTGAAAAGTATTGGTGATCGAGACGACCGGATTAAAACCACTACAGGTAAAACCCAGACGACCATCAAAATTTCCACCTATTGTTATAGTTTGATCGTTATTGACAGGAGGTATATATAAATTGGATGAACCTCCCAATTTATAATAATAATCTGATTCATTGGGCATAAATGAACTAGCAAACAAGATTGATGGCAGGAAACAAATAATTAGTGCAATTGTTGTTTTATTCATAATTTCTTCCTATCGTTTTTGAGGTTGACCTACTTTGGGAAATGACAGAGCAAGGATGTATTTTCCTTCATGCTGAACGCAGCCACGATATTTACGCCAAACAACAAAGACATAATTTCCATTTCCTGCTTTATCATCTTCTATGCCCATATCACTTGAGTCAGTTGGGTCTATATTACGATGCTTGGGATAAACTTCCTGCCAAATTACCTGCTTACGTTTTGGGTCAAAAATCACATTGGAAACAACACAATTTGGGCCACAAGAATTGCTGGTACTTTGGGTGACATGCAGACTGTTTTTGTTGGTAACGATATCGGCAGCATGCATGGCAGCAACTATTGAGGCTCGAAACCGTGAAGGTTGCGTTACCCTCATTAATCGTGGAATTTCATGTCCCCAAATATCAGTCTGACTGCCAATATCGTGGTTAAACAGTAATTGAGGATGAGTAGCCATATAAGCAATTTCAGCTATTTCAGTTCTATCAGATACAGCATCAGCTACACTAATGTAATAGGGAAATCCGAATCGTGTTTCGGGACGGTGTGAAAGGTAAGGAAAACGATATAATCCAGCAGGACTACCTATCACATCAACGATTCTGGTTCGCTCATCATTAATGTGCATTGAATTAATCTGTCCTGCATCTTCACCAAAACCCAAATCTGAACCTGTCGCCAACTTATAAGTTTGTTTATACAACGCCTGACTGGCAGGATTTTCAAACAAAGCTTTAGCCTCTATCCATGGATTGGTTTCAGGTCTATTGGCAACGGTGACAATTAAATCAGGAAGAAACTGCTCCACTGCTGGTACAGGAACCAGTTTGGGTGGCAACTTGCCAACCGCCCAAGTGCAACTGCCTATCACTTTATAATGGCTATTGGTAAATATTTTACTAATAACTTTGGTTGCAATACCAAAACTACTAATAGGATTGGGTGGTTTAATACTTTCCTGTGCATGCAGAACTGTGGAACCAAAGAACAATGCAAATAATATAGAATGGTTAATCCTCATAAAAATAACCTCCATCATTTTGATTGCGTACTTTGTTCTCCAATCTGCTAGCCACAATCTCAGCTGCTTTAAGAACATCGTATTGTTCTTCTAGTGCATGACGTTCGGCTTTTTCTGCTTTTTCATTGAGTAATAACGCCAAGATGTAGCGTGTTGGAATGACGCGAAATAATCCTTGATAACGTGAGCCGAGTAAGACTGCCTCAGCGTAAAGTCCTTTTTGCGAATCAATGTCACGAATAAGCGCTATTTGCTCAGGAGTTAATTGTTTGAATTTTTGGACATCAACCAGTTCCTTTTCATCAATGCCTAATAAAATCCATGTTTCAATCAGTGATAAAATCTTGGTGGCCATTTCAGAATTCATGTCTGCGACATTTTGGGTACTGGGAACGAGCCACAAGCCCAGTTTACGTGCAACTTTAGCTACAAGCAGTGCGCATGTGACCACAGATGGAATTTGAAACTGGATATGGGCTTCGTCAAAAAAGAGAAAAGTTGGGCGATTGTTATTTTGGTTTTCTTCAGCCATAGCAAGAATACGTGGTAAGAGCGATACCATAACCAGAGCCAATTTCCCTTTATCATCTTTAATAGCTGATACATCGACATGGAAAATATCAAAATCACCTAAAGGTTCTGTTGGTACATTAAAAAAGCGTGATTTATTACTATTAATTACATAACTTTTTAATCGGTCATGCATATCTAAAATACGATCTTTTTTGCGAGGAACTGTCTCTTTTTCCATTCTTCTGGCAAAGGCAGCCAATACATGTTCCGTTAGCATCTGCGGAATATTGGCATTGAAGGAGGTTAATATGGCATCACTTAAGACTTCAATTAGTATGGTTTCATCAGCTAGAGTGAAGCTTTTTTCTTCTAAATCATTAGCCTCTGTAATCATGGTACGCAAAGCAAGTGACAACTCAGCCAAATAGTTACGTGATTCTTCGTTACACGCCTGCTCAACAGAATTTGCAGCCTCATGTAAACCTTCTTTCATCTGCATTATTTTTTCAGCTAAGTGTTTGGCCTTTTCATCACTTAAATTACTGCTGATTTCATCAAGCGCTTTGTAGGCTTCACAAAATGGGTTTAAAGGAACAGCTTTGCTTTTTTGATTACTTAATAATAATTGTTTGACACTTTTTCCCTTGGCTCGACAATGGGTGAGAAAACGGTCAAAAGAATTACCCATTTCAAACAGTACAATACGCGCGTTTTTGGTAGCCATTAATGTATTAATTATCCATCCCGCAGCTACGGATTTCCCACCACCTGAATTAGCGAAAAGCGCCATATGGGAATTTTGGCTAATGAAGTCAGTGTGTAGTGGATCAAATAATACAGGCTCACCCAGACGATTAAAGAAAGTAAGACAAGGTAGATGTCGCGCACCTTGATTACGACCATAAACTGGAAGTAACGCCGCTAATTCTGAGGCATAGATTAAACGGTCAAATCGTAAATACTGACGTGCAAAAGTTGGCACAAAATTAAAGGGTAATGCATTAAGGTAACTGTTGATTGGATGAAGATCATAACTGGAAGGTATTAAAGGCATTTTGGCATCAATGAACAAGTCCTTTAGGTCTTTTTCAATTTGAATTGCCTGTTCTTCAGTTTTTGCACGATAAAATATCGCCTGATTAACCCAAAATAATCTGTTGCCCATTGATAATTCATCTCGGGCAGTTTTAATATCATCTCTGACCTGTTGCGGTTTTAAACTGGTACCAATGATACCTTTTTCAAGTCGCATTAAATGAGCATCAAGAGCTTCATCATTACTAAAAGTAACCTGAATGGTATAGATTGCTCCCTCTGGTAATTTGTCTAATAATGCATAACGATGTTTGGGATTTGCTTGAGGTTTCTCACGAGACAACAAACCTGTTTCAGGCGCTTCTCTTAAACCATCTACATATAATATTCGATGCTGATAATCATCAAATACAAAACCCTTTTCATTACTTTCAGGTGGGGTAAAAAATATAGCCTGACTTAAATTATATCCAGCGGGTTGTTTTTCTTTGGGGTAAGGAAAGCGACTAAGTAGTTCCTCAATATTGCCATTAGTCATTGCAGGTTCAGGATTAAACCAGCGTACCCACCATTGGTAATAGTCCTTACCTGTTAGTCTTTTGAGTTGTAAGCCAGGTGATTTCAGTTTGCTTTCAATCTGCGCCATCACTTCTTGATGTTCCAGCAGTGCCTTATCTCGTGTTGTTTGAATTTGTTTATATAAACGATAAAACAAAACACGAACGCGTCTTCTTCTACCGCGATAAGGCATATCAGTTTTAGGATCTAAGAATAAACCCTCTGGTCTTACCATCTTGGCGAATAGATCATCGAGTCTGGCCAGATAATCCTGAGTAAAGGACATTTGAGCGATTTTGGGATCAAGATTATTTGTGATGTGATTCAAAACAGGTTTTAAGCTGTACTCATCATTGACATACATTTGCATTACCCAAGGATCGTCTTTATGTAAGGGAACTACTGCTGCAAAAGTGTCACGAATTTTATTAAAAACTGACTCTAGATGAGCAGGAGATGCGGCTTCTGCAGGTATGCTGGCTAATTCAAATCCTGAGCCGATACTGATCCCATCATTTAACAAAAAAAGATTTTGTTTATCACAAAAATCGACTATAGCGAGTTGATCAGGTAATGAAGGATGGGGATTGTTATACCCTTTCTTAACTTCCTTTTCTGTAATAGCACTCCTGGATTTAGAACCTAACAACCAATCGCTGGCTTCATTCAATAATAGCTTCATACCATCCCCTCAATATTGTTCAGATGCCAAAGCAAACTGGTTTTGTTTGTAGAGAAAAAATCCTGTGGTGTAGCCAGGTTTAATCAATTGCTCATCACCAATTAAAGCCACATAGGGAAACACATAAATTGGAATTTGAGGGTTATCTAAGGGCTTAAATAAATTCTGAATTTCATTAGAAGCATCACGTGTATACCCTTCATAATTGACAGGCTTGTTTAGTGTTCGTTTTACAGACCAGCTTTGTGTTGGTTCGCTAATGCTTTGCTGATAGAGCTGACTGACAGTCAAACCTCCTTCTGGTATTGCTTTGGAGGCTACTATCGAAGAAGCACACGCACTCAAAGTCAATGTGCTACCTAAGGCTAAAATCATGCGTAGTTTGTTGTGAATGGCCATAATCTAATACTCTCCCGTTCGCTTCTTTATCGAGTTTGATGGTTTGTGTTAAATGAAATGAAAATTGATTGGGTCTATACCCTGATTTATAAGCAACACTGGCAGGAACAAATACCATGTCAAAACTACCCTGAATCCTTTTTTCCAGCCAATCAGCTGCTTTGACTGATCCTTGGGATAACGCACCGCCTAAAGCGTACTTACCCATAGAACCTGTTGGTGTAGCAGTTCCGCCATTGTCATTGGCCGTGTAGGTCATTTGCCATTGAGACAATGCATTACCAAAACCCTTAACCCCATCTGCTGCAATCATGGCGGTTAATACACGCGGAGCATTGGTAAAATATTGGCCTTTGATGCATGGGTTGCCGAAGGCAGTAGTCAGATAACCCAGACTTTCGTTATTAATCATCTCAGCGGTTCCATTCATTTGCTCCTTGCCGACGGTTACAAAATGGCCGTCATCAAAGACAAATAAAGCAGAGGTGACATAAGCTCGTGCACAACTGATGTTATCGAGAAATGAGCCTACTCCTATGGCATAGCCATTGACCTTCATCCCTGAAATATTAGGCGGTAAAGGGATGCCATTTGCAGCCATTAAATCCCCTCGATTAATAACTGCTGAAAAGGGAAAAAGTGGTTGCATTAATTTTCCTTCCACTGGAACTTCACCAATTAATGCGGATAATAAAGTGGTGTGACCAAGATCCGATCCAGCTGGAATGGTGTAGAAAGGAATAGATTTTTTTACTTCTGTTTTTTTCAGATTGATTTTAGTTTTTTCGGTTAAAGATTTACGCTTGGCATTGAGTCTGTCCCAATAAGCAAGTTCGGTTTGATTGTTTTCATTTTTCATCAGTAACTGATCTATGTCTTTAATAGTGCTTTTTTTAATTGGTTTTTTTGCAGGCTCACCATTAATTGAATAAGGTTGATCCTGAGGTTGTTGTACCTGTGAGGATTTAAGTTCTGCGATTTGTTCTTTTAGGGCATCAAGCTCTTTGGTTAACTCTGGATTGTTGGTTTGTGGTGCATTAATGTTTCCTTGAGTGTTTTGCTCCTTAAGCATTTTATTCTGCGCCTCAAGACTCGCCAGTTTCTTTTCAGTCTCTTGCTGTCTGGCCGCAACATCACGAATATTGTCATTGAATTGACTGGCTATGGCTTCATTTAAGTTATTAGGATCGCTTTGTTGTTTATCAAGTACAGATGAATGATGACCACTATTCATTAGTATCAAAGCAGCGACTCCTACTACAGCACCAGTTAATACTTTTAATCCGGCATTTTTCTTCATCGTACAAACTCCCTACCAGTAACCAAGGCCTCATTAAATGGTCTATCCGAAACCAGAAATACGGTGGTTGTGTCTTCTTTACCTCGTGGTGCTAATGTATTGGTGGGATAGAAGGTAGCGGTTTGCCAATTTCCCACCATGCGACGAGGATCAACAACTACCTCTTTATTCAACAGATTTTTTAATTCGATCGCTGTGACATAAAAGGCACCTCCATGCCATGAAATCAAAGGACGAGACTCCATACTGGCACCATAAATCAGACTTATTTGTTTTCTAGTTTGCATGGGAATACGACCAACCCCTTCAGGAATGACTAATAGTCTTTGTGGGGCATATAGGGATTGGATAGCGAAACGGGTCAATGTGATTGAGTTGATATCAAAACTGTTAGCCGTTTCCGGTTGATTGTTGTTAGATTCTTCTTTATTTTCCAACAAGATTTCTACAGGTTTATTGGCGGTGATTTTCTCATTGGCAGATAAGTTAAGAATAATCACTTCGCCTTGGGGCATAAGCTGAACGAGCAGGCGTTTGTTATCAAAAGATTCCTTTCCTTTAAGATAAAGAGCATCCTGAATTTTTAATACTGCGATTTTTTCGCCAGCTTCGTTGTCGATAATGCTAATGGCTTGGGGGAAATGAACTAATCGTTCCTCATTTAAAGAAATACTCAAATGAATAGGCGTTTTATCCCATAACACATGCTCGGCATCGAGTGCGAAAACCTCCATACTGACCAAAACACTGATTAATACGAACAACCATTTATACTTTGTCATGTTGTTTTTCCTCCAAAGGTGTAGCTAACAAATCTTTGACCAGGGCTTCTGGTTGGGTATAACCATCGAGAGCTAATTGAAAGGGATTTTGCAGGCGAGATAAGGTCACTTTGACTACTCGAAGATGGTAATCAACTACCTTGTCAGCAATGACCATAGGGCTATTGTCTTTAAGTCTTTGCGTGATGCGTAAAACCAGATGTACTTCCCACATGTTATTGCCTATGTCTTTCACATCACTGTCTTCCATAAAGCGATAAAGACTAGCCACTTGAACTCTATTGAAGAGTTGAGCATCTTTATACGCTGCCAGTGTTTGCTCCATTAAATGTCTATGACGTGGGGTGAAGTAATAGTGGAAACTGGCGAGGTTATTAGTGAACTCACTTTTACCTGATTTGGACCAGGTATTTAAAGCAGGCATTAACGTTGCAACAAACCCTTGCACATACTCAGCAGGAATTTGCTCTGCTTTAATTAATCCACCATTTGTTGCCATTGAAGGGGTTAGCCAAAATTCATAACGATTAGGGGATTTAGCCAGAGTGATAATCAGTCCAGATACAATGAATACAAGCACTGAGATAAAGGCCAATAACAGGCGGTTGAGATGATTTAAGCTATCGATTTTCTTCCAGTAATTAAACATGAGGTTCACCTACTAATTTGGATTTTTGCCAGATGCCTTTATGAGAAAGATAAGGCGAAGTTCTTATGCCCCAACGTGCAAACCCTAAAATGGTTTTCTTCATTAGATAACCATAAGGTTTGCCCGCTTTTAATCGGGCAACACGCTTTGGACAAACCGTAATGGACAAAACAAAACCCACCAAAAAACCAACGCAACCAAAAGCCAATGGGTAGCCTGCAGGTATACCGCTTAAGGTAAAAAGCAAGCTAGTACCTAGTGTTGCTACAATGACAATCCAGAATAGTTCACGCAGACTTAACCCTTTGTAGGCTTCGTAATCATGAGACAGATGGCGTGATGAAGGTCGGTTCATGGCAGCCACCTAAATCTTGAATTTGGTAATCATGGTGTAACCCACATAACCTGCAACAATACTGATTGCCAGATAAGTAATACCCATCACCGCAAAAGTACCAAAGGCCACCATCGAACCGTCATTTTTCTTGGATTCCTCTATACCGTGCTGAACTGTTGTGATGAACTTGATAAAACTCATTACCGCAGCAATAAAGAGTAATAATCCCAATCCTTGTCTAACGTAATTTCCTGTCACCGTCATCATGCTTTTATTGCCGTCACTAATATCATCGGCATTAGAAATTTTGGGGAACCAGTTATCAGCAAACAGGGCTGGTGCGTAGTTTAAAGTGATAAAACCCGTACCGATTTTTTGCCACCATTGATTCAACTGGACGTTTTTATTTTTCATGGTTAATTCCCCTTTACGATTAAAATTAGAATGAATAGGCAAAGTCCCATTACAATGCGAATTGAACGAGAGCCAAGACGAATGAGAAAACCATCCTGTTCTCTTTCTTCATTGCCCATAAAGTGATTGATGCACCAGATCACTGCGATAATGACCATCATGATCGCGATGAACCGAATGCAACTTGAGTACACCCCAGCAGCTGTATTACCTGCCGCTTGCTTGAAGCTGGCGGCAAATGTTTTAGCGATATCCACTTTGCCCATGGCTACTTACCAATGAAATCAAGCGCTAAAGGCTTGATAGTTTTAGGTTCGATGGCGGGCTTATTGATGTAATCAATTAGTGAATTGCGGATAACCAATAAATCATTACGCAACCCAGGATGCGACTTGCCATCAGATCCTTCAAAAGATTCAATATGTAATTGGATTCGAGTATTAGGTTCAATTTCCGTTTGGGCTTCATCCAGCAAGGGCATGATGGCGTTGATTTGGTTAATAACTCTGACCAACGTTTGATTAAGAGCTTCTTCACTGGCCTGTGTCGCAAAGCAAGTCATACTCAGCATTAAAATCAAAAACAATCTTTTCATTTTTTCTCCTTACAAATATTTCTTAAAGCGACTGGCTGTAATGGAAACCATCACACTTAATAAGATACTGACGGGTACGAACATTAGTGCTGGGGTAATACACAAAGGAACTGCTAGCCATAAGGCCAATAACATCAGCAAACCACGTTTGAAGTAGCGATTTAATTGATGAAATACATATGAGGACTCACGTCCCAACGAGGCGGTGCGAATGGCTCGTTGATTCAAACCATCGACCAAACCTGCTGTCATAGCTAAAGCAAATAATGGAATGCTTGCCAGAAGAATCATCAGCTTGATAAACATCACATGAGCAGTCAGGCTGATAAGTAACCCAACTTGTTTTGTAGTGGTAAATAAGTCATCTACTATCTGATCTAATTCAGAGTTGTTTTCTGGTAAGACGGTATTCAATTCACTTTTAATAACGGTAGTAACTTTTCCTACTTTGTCGGTCATTTTTTCAGTTGGTATTGCGGTAACCCATGACTTGAAGTGCTCAGCCACTGAAGCATCATTAAATTCTGCGACTGCACTCGTTTGTTGTTTGGATAGTTCATAGATGGTTTGCCAGGCTGAATCAAAGCCATTCATTCCCCATAGACTCAATGCCCAACCCAATAAAATCAACCAACCGATAAAGACAAGTAACAGCAAGCTCATGATGATTCTTTTGGATTTCTTTTGGGTTTGAGTTTTTATTGCCATATCTCACCTTTATTAAAAATCAGTGGGTAATGGCTTTCTTTGAAGATGGCTAAGAGGTCATCTACATCAGCAGGCAATAATGGTGCTTTGATTAATTCCTGAAGTTCCAGCAGACTGGAACTGCTGTCTATATTAGTAATAAAACCCAGAGCATTTATCTTTTCTAACTCTTGTGCATGATCCTTTAACCATTGACGAGATACAGCATCATCGCCAATGATAAAAATAGAATAAGAAAAGTTAATTAATTCTAATTTGCGTTTTAATACTTTGCCCACTGTTGCTTTGCTGGTCGCAGGTAATCGCGCATCCAGTTTTGCCTGAAGTTTCAGTGATTCTTCTGTGAGTTGCTCTTGCGATTCTTTGATGTAGTGTTCCATATCGATGACTTGATAGGCATAGCAGGAAGTAATCATCAATAAACCTGCAATTAGTGATATCTTTCTCATCTTAAAACCTCCCCAGATCAACAACGCTAGAACTGCCGTTTTTAGAAAGTAATAACAATGGGGTGGTTTTTTTATTAGCCTTTAGAGATTGATAATTCAGGTCGCCATGATTGAGCGTAAGACGACCACTGTTTATCAGATGTTGTGGGATTTGATGTTTGTTAGCCCATAATTGAATTGATAAATCATCACTATCTAACAGCATGAGGTGTAAGCGAGTATCAGGAGTATTTTCAATTGCTTCAGTTAAAATCATCAAAATAGTTTTGACTGCTTCATCTGGTTTCATGAACAGATAAAGGATGTCTCCCTGATTTAGTTGAACAGACTTATGGGC
This Legionella fallonii LLAP-10 DNA region includes the following protein-coding sequences:
- a CDS encoding TIGR03752 family integrating conjugative element protein, whose product is MKKNAGLKVLTGAVVGVAALILMNSGHHSSVLDKQQSDPNNLNEAIASQFNDNIRDVAARQQETEKKLASLEAQNKMLKEQNTQGNINAPQTNNPELTKELDALKEQIAELKSSQVQQPQDQPYSINGEPAKKPIKKSTIKDIDQLLMKNENNQTELAYWDRLNAKRKSLTEKTKINLKKTEVKKSIPFYTIPAGSDLGHTTLLSALIGEVPVEGKLMQPLFPFSAVINRGDLMAANGIPLPPNISGMKVNGYAIGVGSFLDNISCARAYVTSALFVFDDGHFVTVGKEQMNGTAEMINNESLGYLTTAFGNPCIKGQYFTNAPRVLTAMIAADGVKGFGNALSQWQMTYTANDNGGTATPTGSMGKYALGGALSQGSVKAADWLEKRIQGSFDMVFVPASVAYKSGYRPNQFSFHLTQTIKLDKEANGRVLDYGHSQQTTHDFSLR
- a CDS encoding TIGR03749 family integrating conjugative element protein, whose product is MTKYKWLFVLISVLVSMEVFALDAEHVLWDKTPIHLSISLNEERLVHFPQAISIIDNEAGEKIAVLKIQDALYLKGKESFDNKRLLVQLMPQGEVIILNLSANEKITANKPVEILLENKEESNNNQPETANSFDINSITLTRFAIQSLYAPQRLLVIPEGVGRIPMQTRKQISLIYGASMESRPLISWHGGAFYVTAIELKNLLNKEVVVDPRRMVGNWQTATFYPTNTLAPRGKEDTTTVFLVSDRPFNEALVTGREFVR
- a CDS encoding DUF2895 family protein, whose protein sequence is MFNYWKKIDSLNHLNRLLLAFISVLVFIVSGLIITLAKSPNRYEFWLTPSMATNGGLIKAEQIPAEYVQGFVATLMPALNTWSKSGKSEFTNNLASFHYYFTPRHRHLMEQTLAAYKDAQLFNRVQVASLYRFMEDSDVKDIGNNMWEVHLVLRITQRLKDNSPMVIADKVVDYHLRVVKVTLSRLQNPFQLALDGYTQPEALVKDLLATPLEEKQHDKV
- a CDS encoding TIGR03750 family conjugal transfer protein; translation: MNRPSSRHLSHDYEAYKGLSLRELFWIVIVATLGTSLLFTLSGIPAGYPLAFGCVGFLVGFVLSITVCPKRVARLKAGKPYGYLMKKTILGFARWGIRTSPYLSHKGIWQKSKLVGEPHV
- a CDS encoding TIGR03747 family integrating conjugative element membrane protein; this encodes MAIKTQTQKKSKRIIMSLLLLVFIGWLILLGWALSLWGMNGFDSAWQTIYELSKQQTSAVAEFNDASVAEHFKSWVTAIPTEKMTDKVGKVTTVIKSELNTVLPENNSELDQIVDDLFTTTKQVGLLISLTAHVMFIKLMILLASIPLFALAMTAGLVDGLNQRAIRTASLGRESSYVFHQLNRYFKRGLLMLLALWLAVPLCITPALMFVPVSILLSVMVSITASRFKKYL
- a CDS encoding PFL_4695 family integrating conjugative element protein translates to MRKISLIAGLLMITSCYAYQVIDMEHYIKESQEQLTEESLKLQAKLDARLPATSKATVGKVLKRKLELINFSYSIFIIGDDAVSRQWLKDHAQELEKINALGFITNIDSSSSLLELQELIKAPLLPADVDDLLAIFKESHYPLIFNKGEIWQ